GGGCCCCACCGCCGAGGAGATGGAGCGCGCCCAGGCGCAGCTGGAGCGCGAGTGGCTGGACCGGCTCGGCACGGTCGCCGGCCGCGCCGACGAACTGTGCCGGTACGCCGTCCTGTTCGGCGACCCGCAGCTCGCCCTGACGGCCGTCACGCGTGTCCTGGAGGTCACCCCCGAGGAGGTCCGGGACATCGCCCGGGCCCGGCTGCGGCCCGACAACCGCGCGGTGCTCGTCTACGAGCCGGTCGCGCCCGAGGAGCCCGAGGCCGCCGAGGCCGCCGAAGTCACCGACGAGAACGAGGAGTCGGCGAAGTGACCGAGCTCGCGACCATGGAGTTCCACCCGCAGCCCCGGGCCGGCGAGGCGAAGCCCTGGGCGTTCCCCGCGCCCGAGCGCGGCACCCTGGACAACGGCCTGACGCTGCTGCGCTGCCACCGCCCCGGCCAGCAGGTCGTCGCCGTCGAGGTGCTCCTCGACGCGCCCCTGGAGGCCGAACCGCAGGCCCAGGAGGGTGTCGCCACCATCATGGCGCGCGCCTTCTCCGAGGGCACCGACAAGCACTCCGCGGAGGAGTTCGCCGCCGAGCTGGAGCGCTGCGGCGCCACCCTTGACGCGCACGCCGACCACCCCGGTGTACGGCTCTCCCTGGAGGTGCCCGTCTCGCGGCTCGCCAAGGCGCTCGGCCTGCTCGCCGACGCGCTGCGCGCCCCCGCGTTCGACGACGGCGAGATCGAGCGCCTGGTGCGCAACCGGCTCGACGAGATCCCGCACGAGACCGCCAACCCGGCCCGTCGCGCCGCCAAGGAGCTGTCCCGGCAGCTCTTCCCGGCGGACTCCCGCATGTCCCGGCCCCGTCAGGGCACCGAGGAGAGCGTCGAGGCCATCGACGCGGCGGCCGTACGCGCGTTCTACGAGCGGCACGTACGGCCCGCCACCGCCACCGCGGTGGTCGTCGGCGACCTCACCGGCGTCGACCTGGACGCGCTCCTCGCCGACACGCTCGGCGCGTGGACGGGCGCGCCCGGGCAGCCGCGTCCGGTGCCCCCGGTGACCGCCGACGACACCGGCCGCGTGATCGTCGTGCACCGCCCCGGAGCCGTCCAGACGCAGCTCCTCATCGGCCGCGTCGGCGCCGACCGGCACGACCGCGTGTGGCCCGCCCAGGTGCTCGGCACGTACTGCCTCGGCGGCACCCTCACCTCGCGGCTGGACCGCGTGCTGCGCGAGGAGAAGGGCTACACCTACGGTGTGCGCGCGTTCGGCCAGGTGCTGCGTTCCGCGCCCGACGGCAGCGGCGCCGCGATGCTCGCCATCAGCGGTTCCGTCGACACCCCGAACACCGGCCCCGCCCTCGACGACCTGTGGAAGGTGCTGCGCACCCTCGCCGCCGAGGGGCTGACCGACGCCGAGCGCGATGTCGCCGTGCAGAACCTGGTGGGCGTCGCCCCGCTGAAGTTCGAGACCGCGGCCGCCGTCGCGAGCTCGCTCGCCGACCAGGTCGAGCAGCACCTGCCGGACGACTACCAGGCGACGCTGTATCAGCAGCTCGCCGCCACCGGCACGGTGGAGGCGACGGCCGCCGTCGTCAACGCCTTCCCGGTGGACCGTCTGGTGACGATCCTGGTGGGCGACGCCGAGCAGATCGCGGAGCCCGTACGCGCCCTGGGGATCGGCGAAGTCACCGTGGTGGCCGCCGAGTAGCACGGGCGGCGCGCGGGGGCGTGGACGAGGCCCTGGTGACTCCCCGGACGTCACCAGGGCCTCCCGCGCCCCCGGTCCGGCCCGCCGACGGCGGGTGTTTGTCCGTATTGCCACAGAGGGTGGCGCTTCCGCGGTGTGGGATACGCAACAAAACCGTTACCTCGTTTGCCCGTTGAAACGGCGCCCGCTTAGCGTCTTCCCGGCTGTCCGTCAGGCAGCGCGCCGCATCCGCGGCAGCGGACAGTCATCGCCGAGTCCCCGTACGGCGCGAGCCAGGGGAGCCGGGGACCCACGTCCCTGGGGTGAATCGGACGCCCCCACAGGGTGTCCGTAGGAGACCTTCCTGCTCCGAACCCGTCAGCTAACCCGGTAGGCGAGAAGGAAGGAAAGGACGACCCCTTACATGGCGTTCACCCGCGCCCCCGGGAAGCACCGCCGTGCCGATCGCACGAAGCGCACGACGACCGGCGCCGTGGGCGTCGCGGCGCTCGCCACCACCGGCGTCGTCGGCACCCTGGCCGCTCCCGCGTTCGCCGCGGAGCCCGCCGCCTCCGTCGACCAGACCGGGCTCCTGCGGGCCGCCGGCATCGGCGAGAGCGTCGCCGCGCGGATCGACGCCCAGGCCCTCGCCCAGGAGAAGGCGGCCGCGCGCAAGGCGGCCGAGGAGGCCGCGCGCAAGGAGGCCGCCGCGCAGGCGGAGCGGGCCCGCGACGCGAAGGAGCGCGCCGCCCGCGAGGCCGAGCGCAAGCGGCTGAACACCTTCGTCGCGCCGATCTCGGGCTCCTACGTCTCCACCGGCTACCAGGCCAGCAGCTCCCTGTGGTCCTCCGGCACCCACACCGGCATCGACTTCCACGCCGCCACCGGCACCTCCGTGCACGCCGTCGGCTCCGGCACCGTCGTGGAGACCGGCTGGGGCGGGGCCTACGGCAACCAGATCGTCCTCAAGATGGCCGACGGCACCTACACCCAGTACGGCCACCTGTCGTCCATCGGCGTCACGGTGGGCCAGCAGGTCACCCCCGGGCAGCAGATCGCCCTGTCCGGCGCGACCGGCAACGTCACCGGCCCGCATCTGCACTTCGAGGCCCGTACGAGCCCGGAGTACGGCTCCGACATCGACCCGGTGGCGTACCTGCGCGCCCACGGCGTCAACGTCTGAAGCACCCGCGTCGGCGCACCCGCGCACCGGCCGACGCCCCCCGAACCGTCGTCGACGGCCCCGGCCCCCGAAGCCGGGGCCGTTCTCGTTCCGTCCGGGCATTTCGTCCCGGCCGTTGTCCAAAAAAGAACCATGAATTCCGGCCCGCCGTCGGAAATCCCTCTCCGCTGCAATAGAGTCGGTCGGGCAATGCGCCGGCCGACGGCGCTTCGCACGGAAATCGAGGCGGAGGTCGGACATGCGTATTCCGGCGCACTCGGTATGCGCGGCGATCCGCGAGGACATCGTCGCCGGCGTCCACGCGCGCGGCAGCCGGCTCACCGAGGAGGTCCTCGCCCGCCGCTACGGCGTCTCCCGCGTCCCCGTGCGCGAGGCGCTGCGCACGCTGGAGGCCGAGGGCTTCGTCGTCACCCGGCGGCACGCGGGCGCGTGCGTGGCCGAGCCCACCGGGCAGGAGGCCGCCGACCTGCTGGAGATGCACGTCCTGCTGGAACCGCTCGGCGCCGCCCGGGCCGCCCAGCGGCGCACGGAGGCCCATCTGAAGGTGCTGCGCGGCCTGGTCAGGCTCGGCCGGGAACGGGCAGGGCAGGGCAGCAGCGACGACCTGCGCTCCCTGGACGGCTGGTTCCACGACACGCTCGCGCAGGCCGCCGGGAGCCCGGCGCTGAGCACCACGCTGGCCCAGCTGCGGCACAAGATCGCATGGATGTACGTCACCGGGACACCGGCCGACCCCGTGGCGGACTGGGCGGAACGCGGCGGCATCGTCGACGCGATCGCCCGGGGCGACGACGCCCGCGCCCACATCCTCGCCGCACAGCACACCCAACGGACGACCACGTCCCACCGGCTGCGGCCCGTCGGCGCGGACATGGGTGTGAGGAATCCGCAACAAGCCGTAAACATCGCGGGCCCGCAGAATTAACAGGGGTGCCGTATACAAAGGAGAGTGGACGCGGGGAAGTGCGGACCCCGTTTTCCTTTTCGCTGCTCGTCATCCTGTGCGTCCACGCCGGAGAATTCACGGACGGACGGGTGGAAAGCAGAAAGCCGCGTCGCCCCCGGGGGCGACGCGGCTTTCTGCGCCGGAATGAACCGCCGCCCCGCACAGGAGCGGACGGCTCAGACCGTCTCCGGCAGTTCCTCCAGGCCGTCGGCGACCAGCTTGGCCAGGCGGTCCAGGGCCGCGTCCGCGCCCTCGGCGTCGGAGGCGAGGACGACCTCCTCGCCGCCCTGGACGCCCAGGCCGAGCACGGCCAGCATCGAGCCGGCGTTGACGGGGGCGCTGCCCGCCTTGGCGATCGTCACGGGGACGCCGGAGGCGGTGGCCGCCCGGACGAAGATGGAGGCGGGGCGGGCGTGGAGGCCCTCGGCCCAGCCGATGTTGACGCGGCGCTCAGCCATGGTGATGCTGCCCTTCAGGTGTGCCAGGTTGTCTAGACCAGTGTTCCACAACGCCGGTCCGGGGTGTGCGGTCGGCTCCGATGGACGCCGGTGTCGGACCCGCGCCGTACGCTGGGCCCCATGCAGATCCCGTCGGACCGGCACGAGTACCCCGCCCACTGGGAGGCCGACGTGGTGCTGCGCGACGGCGGCACCGCGCGGATCCGGCCCATCACGGCCGACGACGCCGAGCGCCTCGTCAGCTTCTACGAACAGGTGTCCGACGAGTCGAAGTACTACCGCTTCTTCGCGCCGTACCCGCGGCTGTCCGCCAAGGACGTCCACCGCTTCACGCACCACGACTTCGTGGACCGGGTGGGGCTCGCGGCCACGGTCGGCGGCGAGTTCATCGCCACCGTACGGTACGACCGCATCGACGCCGACGGCCTGCCCGCCACCGGCCCGGCCGACGAGGCCGAGGTCGCCTTCCTGGTGCAGGACGCGCACCAGGGGAGGGGTGTCGCCTCCGCGCTCCTGGAGCACGTCGCGGCCGTCGCCCGCGAGCGCGGCATCCGCCGCTTCGCCGCCGAGGTGCTCCCCGCCAACACCAAGATGATCAAGGTGTTCACGGACGCCGGGTACACCCAGAAACGCAGCTTCGAGGACGGCGTCGTCCGACTGGAGTTCGACCTGGAGCCGACGGACCGCTCGCTGGCCGTGCAGCGCGCCCGGGAGCAGCGCGCCGAGGCGCGCTCCGTGCACCGGCTGCTCGCCCCCGGCTCGGTCGCGGTCGTCGGCGTCGGCCGGGCGCCCGGCGGGGTGGGCCGCAGCGTGCTCGGCAACCTCAGGGACGCCGGTTTCACCGGCCGGCTGCACGCGGTCAACAAGGCGTTCGCCGACGACCTCGAGGACGTCGACGGAGTGCCCGCGCACCGCTCCGTGCGCGAGATCGACGGCCCGGTCGACCTCGCCGTCGTCGCCGTCTCCGCCGAACGGGTCCCCGAGGTGGTCGCCGAGTGCGGCGAGCACGGCGTGCAGGGCCTCGTCGTCCTCTCCGCCGGGTACGCCGAGAGCGGCGCGCAGGGGCGCGAACGGCAGCGCGCGCTGGTGCGCCAGGCGCGGACGTACGGCATGCGCATCGTCGGCCCGAACGCCTTCGGCATCGTCAACACCGCGCCCGCCGTCCGGCTCAACGCCTCCCTCGCGCCCGAGATGCCGCGGCCCGGCCGGATCGGCATGTTCGCCCAGTCCGGCGCCATCGGCATCGCCCTGCTCGCCCGGCTGCACCGGCGCGGCGGCGGGGTCACCGGGGTGACGGACGTGCCGGGTGCGCATGCGAACGGCGTCACCGGCGTCACCGGTGTGAGCGGTGTTACTGGCGTCACCGGTGTGAGCGGCGTCACCGGTGTTACCGGTGTTTCAACGTTTGTCTCCGCCGGCAACCGCGCGGACGTCTCCGGCAACGACGTGCTCCAGTACTGGTACGACGACCCGGACACCGACGTCGCCCTCATGTACCTGGAGACCATCGGCAACCCCCGCAAGTTCACCCGGCTCGCCCGCCGCACCGCCGCCGTCAAACCCCTGGTCGTCGTCCAGGGCGCCCGGCACGGCGGCACCCCGACGGGGCACGCCGTACGGGGCACCCGGCTGCCGCACGCCACGGTCTCCGCGCTGCTGCGGCAGGCCGGGGTCATCCGGGTCGACACCATCACCGAACTGGTCGACGCCGGCCTGCTGCTCGCCCGGCAGCCGCTCCCGGCCGGCCCCCGGGTGGCCATCCTCGGCAACTCCGAGTCACTGGGGCTGCTGACGTACGACGCCTGCCTGGCCGAGGGGTTGCGCCCGCTGCCGCCGCTGGATCTGACGACGGGCGCGAGCGCGGAGGACTTCCACGCCGCGCTGACCCGCGCGCTGGCCGACCCCGCGTGCGACGCCGTGGTCGTCACGGCGATCCCGGCGGTGGGGGAGGGCGCGGCGGCGGACGCCGCGCTGGCCGAGGCGCTGCGCTCCGCGGCGACGGAGGCGCCCGCGAAGCCGGTCCTGGTGGTCCACGTGGAACTCGGAGGTCTGGCCGAGGCCCTGTCGGCGGCGGCCAGCACGGGCCCGCAGCCGCCCGGCCCCCCGGCCCCGCCGCAGCCGCAGGACCGTACGTCGTCCGCTTCCACACCGCAGCCCCCCACGCCCGCACCACAGAACCCCACCCCCGCCCCACAGGAACCCGCGGCCCCACCCACCGCCCCCCGCCTCATCCCCGCCTACCCCGCCGCCGAGCGAGCCGTCCGCGCACTCGCGGAAGCCGTGCGGTACGCGCAGTGGCGGCGCGAGTCGGCCGAGCCGGGCAAGGTGCCCGAGTACGACGACATCGACGAGAAGGGCGCCGCCCGCCTCATCGACCGATGGCTCACCGGCGGCCAGGGCCTCACCCTCGGCCCCGACCGCACCTGCGACCTGCTCGCCGCCTACGGCATCCACGTGCACCGCGCGCTGCCCGCCCCCACCCCCGGCACCGCCGCCGAGGCCGCCCGGACGCTCGGCTACCCCGTCGCCCTCAAGGCCACCGCCCCCCACCTGCGCCATCGCGCCGACCTCGGCGGCGTCCGCCTCGACCTCGCCGACGAGAGCCAGCTGCGCCGCGCCTACACCGAGCTGACCGAACTGTTCGGCGGCCCCGAGGAGCTGCGCCCCGTGGTGCAGGGCATGGCACCGCGCGGCGTCGACACCGTCGTACGGGCGGTGATCGACCCCGCCGCCGGCGCCGTCCTGTCCTTCGGGCTCGCCGGGGCCGCCTCGCAGCTCCTCGGCGACACCGCGCACCGACTGGTCCCGGTCACCGACCGGGACGCCTCCTCGCTCGTCCGTGCGATCCGCACCGCCCCGCTGCTGTTCGGCTGGCGCGGCTCGGCACCGGTGGACACCCCGGCGCTGGAGGAGCTGATGCTGCGCCTGTCCCGCCTGGTCGACGACCACCCCGAGGTCGTCGCCGTCACCCTGGAGCCGGTGGTCGTCGCCCCGCACGGCGCGGCCGTCCTCGGCGCCACCGTCCGGCTCGCACCCCCGCCCGCCCGCGACGACCTGGGCCCCCGCACCCTGCCGGTGTACTGACCGGTACACCGGGGTCCACCGCCCGTGGAGGGGTCGGCGACGAGCGGTGCCGGGCAGTCGGCGGGCCCCCGTAGGATGGACATCATGGCCAAGACCAGTACGACGACCCAGGGGCTGCGAGCGGCGATCGAGCGCAGCGGCTACTACCCGGCCCTCGTGGCCGAGGCGGTGGAGGCCGCCGTGGGCGGCGAGCCCATCCGGTCGTACCTGGTCCACCAGGAGACGACGTTCGACCAGAACGAGGTCCGCCGGCACGTCACGGTGCTCGTCCTCACCGGCAACCGCTTCATCGTCAGCCACACCGACGAGCAGGCCGCCGACGACACCTCCCCGACGCCGTACGCCACCACCTCCACGGAGTCCGTGAAGATCGGCCGGATCTCGTCCGTCGTGCTCAGCCGCGTCGTCGCCAACCCCGAGTCGTACAAGCCGGGCACCCCGCCCCGCGAGGTCGTGCTCACCATCGGCTGGGGCGCGGTCTCCCGCATCGACCTGGAGCCCGCCGCGTGCGGCGACCCCAACTGCGAGGCCGACCACGGCTACACCGGCAGCTCGACCGCCGACGACCTCAGCCTGCGCGTGAGCGAGGCCGGGGACGGCCCGGAGACGGTGGCCCAGGCGCTCGCCTTCGCGCAGTCCCTCTCCGAGGCGACCGCGGACCCGGCCCGCTGATGGCACTGCCCGCCTGGGACGACCCCGAACCGCTCGCCCTTCAGTCCGCGCCCGTCCCCGAGTACGGCACGGGCTCGCTCGCCGACCTGCTGCCCACCCTCGCCGCCGGCATGGGCGTGCCCGGCACCGCCGCCGCGATCCCCGAGCTGGCCCCGGCCGACCGCGCCTGCGTCCTCCTCGTCGACGGCCTCGGCTGGGAGCAGCTCAGGGCCCACCCCGACGAGGCCCCGTTCCTCACCTCGCTGCTCGGCACCTCCCGCGGCGGCACCGGACGCCCGCTCACCGCCGGCTACCCGGCCACCACCGCCACCTCGCTCGCCTCCGTCGGCACCGGCCTGCCCCCGGGAGCCCACGGACTGCCCGGGTACACGGTGCGCAATCCGGACACCGGCGAACTGATGAACCAGCTGCGCTGGCAGCCCTGGGCCCCGCCCGCGCCCTGGCAGCCGTACCCCACGGTCTTCCAGCTCGCCCACGCGGCGGGTGTGCACGCCGCCCAGGTCTCCGCGCCGCACTTCGAGAACACCCCGCTGACCAGGGTCGCGCTCAGCGGCGGCACCTTCCTCGGCCGGCTCTCCGGCGAGGAGCGCATGGACCTGGCCGCCGAGCAGCTCGCCGCGGCCGACCGCGCGCTCGTCTACACCTACTACTCCGAGGTGGACGGCGCCGGCCACCGCTTCGGCATCGACTCCGACGCCTGGCGCGGCCGGCTGATGCACATCGACGGCCTGGCCCAGCGCCTGGCCGAGCAACTGCCCCCGCGCACCGCGCTGTACGTCACGGCCGACCACGGCATGGTCGACATCCCGTTCGACGAGGAGCACCGCATCGACTTCGACGAGGACTGGGAGCTGCGGGCCGGCGTCGCCCTGCTCGGCGGCGAGGGCCGCGCCCGGCACGTCTACGCGGTGCCCGGCGCCCAGGAGGACGTGCTGGCCTGCTGGCGCGAGGTGCTCGGCGAGCAGTTCTGGGTGGCCTCGCGCGAGGAGGCGATCGCGGCCGGCTGGTTCGGTCCCGAGGTGGAGGACCGGGTCCGGCCGCGCCTCGGCGACGTCGTCGCCGCCGCCCACGACGACGTGCTGCTCATCGCCTCCGAACGGGAACCGAAGGAGTCGGCGATGACCGGCAACCACGGTTCGATGACCCCGGCCGAACAGTGGGTTCCCCTGCTCGAAGTACGCTCCTGAACACCCCTCCGATACGCTCACCGCACCTCCCACCGAAAGGCGCCCGTCCCGCCATGCCCGAGCTGGTGTTCTTCTCCGGAACGATGGACTGCGGGAAATCGACGCTGGCCCTCCAGATCGAGCACAACCGTTCGGCGCGCGGACTGCAGGGCGTGATCTTCACGCGGGACGACCGCGCGGGCGAGGGCAAGCTGTCCTCGCGGCTCGGACTGGTCACGGACGCGGTCGAGGTCGAGGACGGCCGGGACCTGTACGGATACCTCGTCGAACACCTCTCCCAGGGCGGCCGCGCCGACTACGTCATCGCCGACGAGGCCCAGTTCCTCGCCCCCGAACAGATCGACCAGCTCGCCCGCGTGGTCGACGACCTCGACATCGACGTCTACGCCTTCGGCATCACCACGGACTTCCGCTCCAAGCTCTTCCCCGGCTCCCAGCGGCTGGTCGAACTCGCCGACCGGGTCGAGGTCCTCCAGGTCGAGGCCCTGTGCTGGTGCGGCGCCCGCGCCACGCACAACGCGCGCACGGTCGGCGGCGTCATGGTCGTCGAGGGCGCCCAGGTCGTCGTCGGCGACGTCGCCCAGTCCCCCGACGAGATCGGCTACGAGGTGCTGTGCCGCCGGCACCACCGCCGCCGCATGACGGCCGCGACCTCCCGCGCGGGCGCGCTGTCGCCGGACGTGCTGCCGGTGACCCCCGCCTGAGGACTGCCACCGCCGCGACGGTGCGCCCTGCCGCTCGGGGGGCACCACGAGACGTGCCCCGGTGACGACGCGGTCCTCGCGCCGTCACCGGGGAACTCCGGTGGACTCACCCGGGGTCGTACGCCCAGTTGTGCCAGGTGCCGCTGTAGAAGCAGTTCTTCCAGTGCGTCTGTCCGCTGCGCACGTACACCCAGACGCAGCGCTGGTAGGCGTCCGCACGCGTGCCGTCCACGTTGTCGGCGCGGCCGTTGCCCGGCATCACCTTCCACCCGCCGGAGTTCTTCCAGTCGTGCCAGATCGTCCGGTTCGGGGCGATCACGAACATCTCGTCGACGCGACCGTCGTGGTCCCAGTCGGCCTTCCCCGCGTAGAGGTCGGTTCCGCACATGTACTTTCCGCGGTGTCCCCACGGGGAGGTGACGGAACACGAGTTCGCACTGGCACTGCCCGCCGAGAGGACGACCCCGGCCACACTCACCACTGCCGTGAGGATCCCGATCCCGGACTTCGCCAGGGTTCGACTCCGCATGATTTCCCCCTTCTGCTCCCCGCTGCCGGTACGGACCGTCAGCTGCAGGTGCGGTAGTTGTAGCCGGCGCTGCGGACGACGCCGCTGCTGTCGTAGAAGTCGTAGTGGCCCTCGCTGTTCCGCCACAGGTTGAACGAGTGCTCCGAGCCGTTGTACGTGCCGTCGTTCTGGATCGTGTATCCGGCCACCGTGAAGGTGTCCTTGCCCGCGATACCGTCCGAGGGGCCCGGGACGGCCCAGTCCGACTGGAACTTCTTCGTGGCCGCCTTGGTGTCCGGGCCGAAGATCCCGTCGATGTCTCCCCAGCCGAGGTAGCCGTACGACCACAGGACCTTCTGCCACAGGCAGGTGGCGTTGGAGTTCGCGTTGGAGCCGGTGGACAGGATGCCTTCGTCCTCCCAGTCGTCCGTGAACACGCCCTTGCCGCCGATGTAGGCGGCCCCGGTGTAGCTGTTGCTGGCCGACGCGGGCGCGGCGCTCAGGCCGCCGAGCGTCAGCGCGGCCAGGGTGGCCGCCAGCGCCATGGTCAGGCGCGGTCGGATATGTGCCGTCATGTTCCGTTGCTCCTTCGATCGGGAGTGACCGGGGCGGGGCCGGCCGGCCGACTCCTTGGCCGTTGCCCTACAGAGGTTGCTGGCCAATGTCAGGCACCGCCACCGGGACCGGCGGGACTGGGACGAGGTGGGACGACACCCCCGCCGACCTGCTGGGACGTGGCGGAGGGTGCGGCATCCCTGGGACGACGGCCGCGCCCGGGCCCTGGCCGGAACTCTCGGCAGCGGGGCCCCGGCCGATCCTCCGGACCGCGCACGGGGGGTATCAACGCAGGGACAGGGGAGCGGGGAAGCCACCGGGGGGCTCCCCGACGCACACCGGGGGGTGGACGTGGCTGCTTGGAGGAAACTGCCGGAGACGCTGGACGAGAGAAGCCGGCAACTCACCGTGCAGTTGAGGAGGCTGAAGGACCGCAGCGGGCTGAGCCTGGCCTCGATCGCGGCCAAGACCGGGTACAGCCGCTCGTCGTGGGAACGCTATCTCAACGGGAAGGCCATGCCCCCGCGGCAGGCGGTCGAGGAGCTGGCGCGGATCGCCGGCACCGACCCGACCAAACTGCTGGTGCTGCACGAAGTCGCGGGCCAGGCAGGGCAGTACGGGACTCCCGTGCCGTCTCCATCGGCCGGCGCACAGGACAACGCGAGCCCGGGGGCACGGAAGGCGACGGCTGCCGAGCGGTCCGGTCCGCCTCCCGCGGAGGTGACGGCACAGCGGCCGCCGGGAGTGCGTAGACCGGTTCTCCTGGTGGCCGTGGTGGTGGCGGCGCTCATCGGCATGGGCGCCGGAGCCCTGCTGACCCGGACGTGGAGCGGTGACGAGGACGCCGGGGCGCCGGCTGCGGCGGCGGCCGCGTCCGGCTCGCTTCCGGGCGCGCGCGTCACTCCCACGACCGAGGGGCCGGGCCGGTACGTCTTCAAGCCCGGCAAGAGGTACCCGTGCAAGGTCCGCAGAAGTCCCGGGGCCGACGGGGGACTGAGCGCGGGATACAGCGCGACGCGCACCGCGGTGCTCGCCGGTCCGGGCTGGGACGTGGTGGAGGCCCAGTGCATACTGCGCTATCGCCACCTGGCGCCCGGTGCCGTCGACGGTGTGTACGGGCAGCAGACCATCGCGGCCGTGATGCGCCTGCAGAAACATGCCGGACTGCCGGCCGACGGCGTGGTGGGGCCCCACACCTGGCAGGTGCTGCGCGGATGACCGGCCCGGCACCGGAGTGCGCGGCGCTGGCCGAGCGGCTCCGCGAGGTGCGGGCGCGCACGGGGCTGAGCCTTGTGGCGCTGTCGGAGCGCACCCCGTACAGCAAGTCGTCCTGGGAGCGCTATCTCAACGGCAAGAAGCCGGCTCCCTGGGACGCCGTCCGGGCCCTCTGCGCGGTGGCGGGGGAGCCCACCGAACGGCTGCTCGCCCTGTGGGAACTGGCGGACGCCCAGTGGAGCGGGCGCGCCGGCTCCACGCCGCCCGCGCCCGCCCCGCCCCCGCCGGCACCGGTCCCCGGTGCCCCTGGACGCGCCCGGCGTCCGCGACTGGTGACCGCCGGCAAAGGCGTGGCCGCGGTGGCCGCCGCGCTCGTCGTCGTGGCGCTCTGCGTCTGGGGCCCGGGCACCGGCCGGCCGTCGACGCATGTCGCGGCCACTCCGCTGAACCCCCGCCCGGGTTGTCACGGGAGCACGTGCGACGGGAAGGACCCCGACCTGATGTCCTGCGGACTGCCCGGCCGCGCGGAGGCGCTCGGACCGGCGCACCACTCGGCCACGGGCGCCGGCATGGAGATCCGGTACAGCCCGGCGTGCGCCGCGGCATGGGGCCGCATCTGGCACGCGAAGGTCGGCGACACGATCGAGGTCACCGCCCCCGGTGCCCGGCCGCGTCACGTCGTCATCAGCAGCACGGCCGACGCCGACCGCTACAGCTTCACACCCATGATCGGCAACGCGGCCCGGACCGGCCTGAAGCTCTGCTTCACGGCGGCGAACGGCGCGGGCCGGGAGTGCGTTCACTCCTGACAGGGGGACTTCGGAGCGATGGTGTCGACGTCAGCGCGTCCGCTGCAGCATCGCGAAGAGGGCGCCCTCCGGGTCGGTGGCCGTGGTGGTGCGGCCATGGGGGCCGTCGTGCGCCGGTTCGACGACTCGGCCGCCGAGGGCCGTCACCCGCCGGCTGGCCTCGTCCGTGTCGGGTACCTCGAAGTACGTCAGCCAGTGTGCGCC
The DNA window shown above is from Streptomyces sp. NBC_00670 and carries:
- a CDS encoding M16 family metallopeptidase, translating into MTELATMEFHPQPRAGEAKPWAFPAPERGTLDNGLTLLRCHRPGQQVVAVEVLLDAPLEAEPQAQEGVATIMARAFSEGTDKHSAEEFAAELERCGATLDAHADHPGVRLSLEVPVSRLAKALGLLADALRAPAFDDGEIERLVRNRLDEIPHETANPARRAAKELSRQLFPADSRMSRPRQGTEESVEAIDAAAVRAFYERHVRPATATAVVVGDLTGVDLDALLADTLGAWTGAPGQPRPVPPVTADDTGRVIVVHRPGAVQTQLLIGRVGADRHDRVWPAQVLGTYCLGGTLTSRLDRVLREEKGYTYGVRAFGQVLRSAPDGSGAAMLAISGSVDTPNTGPALDDLWKVLRTLAAEGLTDAERDVAVQNLVGVAPLKFETAAAVASSLADQVEQHLPDDYQATLYQQLAATGTVEATAAVVNAFPVDRLVTILVGDAEQIAEPVRALGIGEVTVVAAE
- a CDS encoding M23 family metallopeptidase, whose translation is MAFTRAPGKHRRADRTKRTTTGAVGVAALATTGVVGTLAAPAFAAEPAASVDQTGLLRAAGIGESVAARIDAQALAQEKAAARKAAEEAARKEAAAQAERARDAKERAAREAERKRLNTFVAPISGSYVSTGYQASSSLWSSGTHTGIDFHAATGTSVHAVGSGTVVETGWGGAYGNQIVLKMADGTYTQYGHLSSIGVTVGQQVTPGQQIALSGATGNVTGPHLHFEARTSPEYGSDIDPVAYLRAHGVNV
- a CDS encoding GntR family transcriptional regulator, which encodes MRIPAHSVCAAIREDIVAGVHARGSRLTEEVLARRYGVSRVPVREALRTLEAEGFVVTRRHAGACVAEPTGQEAADLLEMHVLLEPLGAARAAQRRTEAHLKVLRGLVRLGRERAGQGSSDDLRSLDGWFHDTLAQAAGSPALSTTLAQLRHKIAWMYVTGTPADPVADWAERGGIVDAIARGDDARAHILAAQHTQRTTTSHRLRPVGADMGVRNPQQAVNIAGPQN
- a CDS encoding HPr family phosphocarrier protein, which translates into the protein MAERRVNIGWAEGLHARPASIFVRAATASGVPVTIAKAGSAPVNAGSMLAVLGLGVQGGEEVVLASDAEGADAALDRLAKLVADGLEELPETV
- a CDS encoding bifunctional acetate--CoA ligase family protein/GNAT family N-acetyltransferase → MQIPSDRHEYPAHWEADVVLRDGGTARIRPITADDAERLVSFYEQVSDESKYYRFFAPYPRLSAKDVHRFTHHDFVDRVGLAATVGGEFIATVRYDRIDADGLPATGPADEAEVAFLVQDAHQGRGVASALLEHVAAVARERGIRRFAAEVLPANTKMIKVFTDAGYTQKRSFEDGVVRLEFDLEPTDRSLAVQRAREQRAEARSVHRLLAPGSVAVVGVGRAPGGVGRSVLGNLRDAGFTGRLHAVNKAFADDLEDVDGVPAHRSVREIDGPVDLAVVAVSAERVPEVVAECGEHGVQGLVVLSAGYAESGAQGRERQRALVRQARTYGMRIVGPNAFGIVNTAPAVRLNASLAPEMPRPGRIGMFAQSGAIGIALLARLHRRGGGVTGVTDVPGAHANGVTGVTGVSGVTGVTGVSGVTGVTGVSTFVSAGNRADVSGNDVLQYWYDDPDTDVALMYLETIGNPRKFTRLARRTAAVKPLVVVQGARHGGTPTGHAVRGTRLPHATVSALLRQAGVIRVDTITELVDAGLLLARQPLPAGPRVAILGNSESLGLLTYDACLAEGLRPLPPLDLTTGASAEDFHAALTRALADPACDAVVVTAIPAVGEGAAADAALAEALRSAATEAPAKPVLVVHVELGGLAEALSAAASTGPQPPGPPAPPQPQDRTSSASTPQPPTPAPQNPTPAPQEPAAPPTAPRLIPAYPAAERAVRALAEAVRYAQWRRESAEPGKVPEYDDIDEKGAARLIDRWLTGGQGLTLGPDRTCDLLAAYGIHVHRALPAPTPGTAAEAARTLGYPVALKATAPHLRHRADLGGVRLDLADESQLRRAYTELTELFGGPEELRPVVQGMAPRGVDTVVRAVIDPAAGAVLSFGLAGAASQLLGDTAHRLVPVTDRDASSLVRAIRTAPLLFGWRGSAPVDTPALEELMLRLSRLVDDHPEVVAVTLEPVVVAPHGAAVLGATVRLAPPPARDDLGPRTLPVY
- a CDS encoding DUF5998 family protein codes for the protein MAKTSTTTQGLRAAIERSGYYPALVAEAVEAAVGGEPIRSYLVHQETTFDQNEVRRHVTVLVLTGNRFIVSHTDEQAADDTSPTPYATTSTESVKIGRISSVVLSRVVANPESYKPGTPPREVVLTIGWGAVSRIDLEPAACGDPNCEADHGYTGSSTADDLSLRVSEAGDGPETVAQALAFAQSLSEATADPAR